The Glutamicibacter mishrai DNA window GTGAGTCTAGGTCGACGAGCAGATCATTGGATCCAGCCCGGTGGATGGCGCGGATGCTCACGCGAAGCTCCGGATCTGCACTCCGGCGTTTTCCAATCCGGCGCGGACAGCACGAGCCATGGCGACAGCGCCGGCGGTATCGCCGTGAAGGCAGATGCTTTCGGCAGGCATGGTGATGGTGCTGCCATCAACCGCGACGATGGTTCCTTCGGTGGCCAGACGGATCATGTTTTGGGTGACCGCTTCGGGGTCATGCAGTACAGCGTTGGCTTCGCGGCGGGAGACCAAGGTGCCATCGGGGTTGTAATTGCGGTCGGCAAAAGCTTCGGCCACGCCGCGCAGTCCGGCGGTCTCGGCCTTGCGCAGGGCAACGGATCCAGGCAGGAGCAACACCGGAAGGTCCGTTCCGAAAGCCTTGATGGCATCGATGACCGCTTGGGCATGTACCTCGTGGTGCACGATCGTGTTGTACAGGGCGCCGTGGGGTTTGACGTACTTGATCTCCGCACCGGCACTGCGGGCCAATGCCTGCAGGGCGCCGAGCTGGTAGAGCACGTCGTCAGCTAGCTCGGTCGCCGAGCAGTCCAGGAAACGACGGCCGAAGCCGGCCAGATCCCGGTAGCCTACGTGCGCGCCGATGGTGACGTTAGCACTGACGGCATCGCGGCAGGTTTGTGCGATGGTGCTTGGATCCCCG harbors:
- a CDS encoding LamB/YcsF family protein → MPFIDLNSDVGESFGNWKMGDDAAIFTSVSSANIACGFHAGDPSTIAQTCRDAVSANVTIGAHVGYRDLAGFGRRFLDCSATELADDVLYQLGALQALARSAGAEIKYVKPHGALYNTIVHHEVHAQAVIDAIKAFGTDLPVLLLPGSVALRKAETAGLRGVAEAFADRNYNPDGTLVSRREANAVLHDPEAVTQNMIRLATEGTIVAVDGSTITMPAESICLHGDTAGAVAMARAVRAGLENAGVQIRSFA